One stretch of Terriglobales bacterium DNA includes these proteins:
- a CDS encoding DUF4242 domain-containing protein has protein sequence MTAGENAMPQFVIEREIPGAGNMSEAELQAVAKKSNAVLKEMGPEIKWLHSYVTGDKVYCVYLAPDEETVREHARRGGFPANRVSAVRRLIDPGTAG, from the coding sequence ATGACGGCTGGTGAAAACGCCATGCCGCAATTCGTAATCGAGCGAGAGATTCCGGGCGCCGGCAACATGTCGGAGGCCGAGCTTCAGGCGGTAGCGAAGAAATCCAATGCCGTTCTGAAGGAGATGGGCCCGGAGATCAAGTGGCTGCACAGCTACGTAACCGGCGACAAGGTGTATTGCGTCTACCTGGCGCCGGACGAGGAAACCGTTCGCGAGCACGCGCGCCGCGGCGGCTTTCCGGCGAACCGCGTGTCGGCAGTGCGGCGGCTGATCGATCCGGGCACGGCGGGCTGA